In a genomic window of Pseudomonadota bacterium:
- the fliN gene encoding flagellar motor switch protein FliN, producing MDDLFDQVKKELEESGDLEHSPAAKKSVAPSNQDLIDDISWDDVAGELEEQRSLIKGEAAAKASVGSAADKGRQSDDEGLLSTLNSEQRRQLPANIGFILDIPLQLSVEIGRTRMIINDLLQLGQGSVIELEKLAGEPFDVLVNNKLIARGEVVVVNEKFGIRLTDIISPTERIEQLK from the coding sequence ATGGATGATCTTTTTGATCAGGTAAAAAAAGAACTCGAGGAGAGTGGCGATCTGGAACACTCTCCGGCGGCGAAAAAGAGCGTGGCTCCCAGCAACCAGGATCTGATTGATGATATTTCCTGGGATGATGTGGCCGGTGAGCTCGAAGAACAGCGCTCCCTGATCAAGGGCGAAGCAGCCGCTAAGGCTTCCGTGGGCTCTGCTGCTGATAAAGGTCGGCAGAGCGACGACGAGGGTCTGCTCTCAACTCTGAATAGTGAACAGCGGCGTCAGCTACCCGCCAATATCGGTTTCATCCTGGATATTCCATTGCAACTTTCAGTGGAAATTGGGCGAACCCGGATGATCATCAATGATCTTCTGCAATTGGGTCAGGGGTCGGTGATTGAGCTTGAAAAACTGGCCGGAGAACCTTTTGATGTCCTGGTTAACAACAAGTTGATTGCCCGGGGCGAGGTGGTGGTTGTCAATGAAAAATTCGGCATTCGTTTGACGGATATTATCAGTCCGACCGAACGGATAGAACAGCTAAAATAG
- the fliR gene encoding flagellar type III secretion system protein FliR: protein MNFSPIITVVELSHFFLLLTRIAALLFFFPVLSNQAVPSRLKIAFSLLLALLFFNLVPPLRGEPLFARGLPEIALVLLSEMVIGMLVGLLAELVFAAVQTAGQMVGFQMSFAVANVVDPVTSLQVPLMAQFYYMLAMLLFLAFGAHRWIFKALAESFSLIPLAGFRPGEGLLELVLRYSSAIFATAVKISAPLMAALLLSDVSLGVVARTAPQMNIFIVGMPLKILLGMFLIGFFFPYLANLLADLYRLLFNDIMLLLSAARGL, encoded by the coding sequence ATGAATTTCTCTCCGATTATAACGGTTGTCGAGCTCAGCCATTTCTTTCTGTTGTTGACCAGGATCGCGGCGTTGCTTTTTTTCTTTCCGGTGTTAAGTAATCAGGCCGTGCCCTCGCGCTTGAAGATTGCCTTTTCTTTGTTGCTGGCGCTGCTTTTTTTTAACCTGGTGCCGCCCCTTCGCGGAGAACCGCTCTTTGCCAGGGGCCTGCCGGAAATTGCACTGGTCCTGTTGAGCGAGATGGTCATCGGTATGCTGGTCGGCTTGCTCGCCGAACTGGTTTTTGCCGCAGTCCAGACCGCTGGTCAAATGGTTGGCTTTCAGATGAGCTTTGCGGTCGCCAATGTGGTTGATCCGGTGACCAGTCTGCAGGTTCCGTTGATGGCCCAGTTTTATTATATGTTGGCGATGCTGTTGTTTCTGGCCTTTGGAGCGCACCGCTGGATTTTCAAGGCGCTGGCGGAAAGTTTTTCTTTGATTCCGCTGGCTGGTTTCAGACCGGGAGAGGGCTTGCTGGAGCTGGTGCTGCGTTATTCAAGTGCTATTTTTGCCACGGCGGTTAAAATCTCCGCCCCGCTGATGGCGGCCCTGCTTCTTAGTGATGTCAGCCTCGGAGTGGTGGCCAGAACCGCGCCGCAGATGAATATTTTTATTGTCGGGATGCCTCTGAAAATTCTATTGGGAATGTTTTTGATCGGCTTTTTTTTTCCTTATCTGGCAAATCTGCTGGCTGATTTATATCGCTTGCTGTTTAATGATATTATGTTGCTCTTGAGCGCGGCACGGGGACTCTGA
- the fliM gene encoding flagellar motor switch protein FliM has translation MGQVLSQEEIDALLQGVGDGEVETETDQPLAEDEFRSYDLTSQERIIRGRMPTLEIINQRFARTFRTSLSTLLHKVIDVSPLVSDMMKFGEFLKTIPVPASIHLFKMEPLRGMALVIVESKLVFSLIDMFFGGGGRDTVKVEGRDFTAIEERVVRKVVEAALVCMEDSWSPIEDIRFSFIRSEINPQFVTIVPPSDVVILSTFTLEMEEFSGAITICIPYSLVEPLRNKLYTGFQSERLEVDVAWLRRLVNRLLAVDVGLSVTLGTTEITARQLMAMKVGDIVPLRQDATELMQVFVEGHLKYRALAGTSKGSKAIMLKQKVRR, from the coding sequence ATGGGTCAGGTTCTTTCGCAGGAAGAAATTGATGCTCTCTTGCAGGGCGTAGGTGACGGAGAGGTTGAAACCGAAACTGATCAGCCTCTGGCTGAAGATGAGTTCAGGTCTTATGATCTGACCAGTCAGGAGCGGATTATTCGCGGCCGCATGCCCACGCTGGAGATTATCAACCAGCGTTTTGCCAGGACCTTCAGGACTTCACTTTCGACCCTTCTTCATAAAGTTATCGATGTCTCTCCTCTGGTCTCGGATATGATGAAGTTCGGTGAATTTCTCAAAACGATTCCGGTGCCGGCCAGCATTCATCTTTTCAAGATGGAACCTTTGCGGGGCATGGCCCTGGTGATTGTCGAAAGTAAATTGGTTTTTTCCCTGATTGACATGTTCTTTGGTGGAGGTGGCCGGGATACCGTCAAGGTCGAAGGCCGCGATTTCACGGCAATTGAAGAACGGGTCGTGCGGAAGGTGGTTGAGGCCGCGCTGGTTTGTATGGAGGACTCCTGGAGTCCGATCGAGGATATCCGTTTCAGCTTTATTCGCTCCGAGATAAATCCTCAGTTTGTGACGATCGTTCCTCCTAGTGATGTGGTAATCCTTTCTACCTTTACCCTGGAAATGGAGGAGTTTTCCGGGGCGATTACGATTTGTATCCCCTATTCCCTGGTTGAACCTTTGCGTAATAAACTTTATACCGGTTTTCAGAGTGAGCGCTTGGAGGTCGATGTCGCATGGTTACGGCGTCTGGTAAATCGTCTGTTGGCGGTCGATGTCGGGCTTTCGGTGACCCTGGGGACGACGGAAATAACCGCGCGCCAGCTCATGGCGATGAAAGTCGGAGATATCGTTCCCTTGCGTCAGGATGCGACTGAATTGATGCAGGTCTTTGTTGAGGGGCATCTCAAATATCGAGCCCTGGCCGGAACCTCAAAAGGTTCCAAGGCGATAATGTTAAAGCAGAAAGTGAGAAGATGA
- a CDS encoding MinD/ParA family protein yields MKTTREDIVMDQASALQGSGKQVKVIAVASGKGGVGKTNTVINVAASLAAEGARVMVLDADLGLGNLDVMLGLAPQYNLQHLFAGEKKLAEIIVEGPHGVKIIPAASGIQEVTRGGTREQRILMEQLNQYADQIDFLLIDAAAGISDMVTSFVMAADVALIVATPEPTSMTDAYALMKVLWNRYGEKKFYLLLNQVSDEAQARQVYSQLSRVGEKFLDITLVFLGYVPKDKAVPMAVCRQQAVVIYKPEAAASRAFVEVARRLKRLPFKVRGGGLSYFWQRLLGGESRE; encoded by the coding sequence ATGAAGACGACGAGAGAGGATATAGTTATGGATCAGGCCTCGGCATTGCAAGGTTCTGGTAAGCAGGTCAAGGTTATTGCCGTTGCCAGCGGCAAGGGGGGGGTGGGAAAAACCAATACGGTAATCAATGTGGCCGCTTCTCTGGCGGCGGAAGGGGCCCGTGTGATGGTGCTTGACGCCGATCTTGGTCTTGGTAATCTTGATGTCATGTTGGGTTTGGCGCCCCAATACAATTTGCAGCATCTTTTTGCCGGCGAAAAAAAATTGGCTGAAATCATCGTTGAAGGTCCGCATGGGGTCAAAATTATTCCGGCGGCTTCCGGAATCCAGGAGGTTACTCGTGGCGGTACCCGGGAACAGCGGATTCTGATGGAGCAGCTGAATCAGTATGCCGACCAGATCGATTTCCTGCTGATTGACGCCGCCGCCGGAATCTCGGATATGGTTACCAGTTTTGTCATGGCCGCCGATGTGGCTCTGATTGTGGCCACCCCGGAGCCGACCTCGATGACGGATGCCTATGCCTTGATGAAAGTGCTCTGGAATCGCTATGGAGAGAAGAAATTTTATCTGCTTTTGAATCAGGTTTCGGATGAAGCTCAGGCTCGTCAGGTGTATTCCCAGTTGAGTCGGGTTGGGGAGAAATTCCTTGACATAACCTTGGTCTTTTTGGGATACGTGCCCAAGGACAAGGCCGTGCCCATGGCGGTCTGTCGGCAGCAGGCGGTGGTTATCTACAAGCCGGAAGCGGCCGCCAGTCGGGCTTTTGTCGAGGTCGCTCGCCGGCTTAAACGTTTGCCGTTCAAGGTTAGGGGCGGCGGGCTTAGTTATTTCTGGCAACGTTTGCTCGGTGGCGAAAGTCGTGAGTGA
- the fliQ gene encoding flagellar biosynthesis protein FliQ, giving the protein MTPEFIVALAKSSMETTLLICAPMLGTGLAVGLLISIFQTVTSIQEMTLTFVPKIVIVFLAVIYFFPWMLQYMVDFTTRLIISIPAVIH; this is encoded by the coding sequence ATGACCCCTGAATTTATTGTCGCTCTGGCCAAAAGTTCGATGGAGACCACCCTTTTGATCTGTGCGCCGATGCTGGGGACCGGGCTGGCAGTCGGTTTACTGATCAGCATTTTTCAGACTGTGACCTCGATTCAGGAAATGACGTTGACCTTTGTCCCGAAAATTGTGATTGTTTTTCTGGCGGTTATCTATTTTTTCCCGTGGATGCTGCAGTATATGGTTGACTTCACCACCCGGCTCATAATTTCGATTCCAGCGGTTATTCATTGA
- a CDS encoding flagellar basal body protein FliL translates to MAINNSENTEAVSEGKKSKKGLLIIILLLFFLLGGGGFGAWWFFLRTPVPTAEELAELEAAKKNEPKILPVFALKPFVVNLADKKSRRYLKVTMKLELSDEVLLEEVDKRQAQIRDVILTLLSSKTAAEISTMEGKFLLRQDIIKRVNVYLVSGQVTKVYWEEFVVQ, encoded by the coding sequence GTGGCCATAAATAATTCTGAAAATACGGAAGCGGTCAGTGAAGGTAAAAAATCAAAAAAAGGGCTTCTGATAATTATTCTGCTGCTGTTTTTTTTGCTTGGTGGCGGAGGCTTCGGCGCGTGGTGGTTCTTTTTACGGACTCCGGTGCCAACGGCGGAGGAGCTGGCGGAGCTTGAGGCCGCCAAGAAAAACGAACCTAAAATTCTACCGGTTTTTGCTCTGAAGCCGTTTGTCGTTAATCTGGCTGACAAAAAGTCGCGGCGTTATCTGAAGGTAACCATGAAGCTCGAATTGAGTGATGAGGTTTTGCTCGAAGAAGTGGATAAGCGGCAGGCTCAGATCAGGGACGTGATCCTGACCCTGTTGAGCTCCAAGACCGCTGCTGAAATCAGCACGATGGAGGGTAAATTCCTGTTGCGTCAGGATATTATCAAGCGGGTTAATGTGTATCTGGTTAGTGGACAGGTCACCAAGGTGTACTGGGAAGAGTTTGTAGTTCAGTAA
- the flhA gene encoding flagellar biosynthesis protein FlhA, which produces MADTAEKSTFLNLFMGRDAIMALAVIAILMVMIVPLPTIMLDALLAMNISVSIIILLISMYLLKVLEFSIFPALLLVTTLFRLSLNVASTRLILLNGDQGTDAAGQVIKAFGQFVVGGNYVVGTIIFAILVIINFMVITKGSGRIAEVTARFTLDAMPGKQMAIDADLNAGMISETEARARRLEIRREADFFGAMDGAAKFVSGDAIAGIVITLINIMAGFVIGVMQQGMSMAESAATYTTLTVGDGLVSQIPALIISTASGIMVSRSAAEGSMGSDLVRQVTAYPKVLSLAALALFIFALIPGLPKLSFFSLALLVGFISFLLHRQQAAVKQAQIVLQEREQEQAVAAGKATPEAVEKLLVMDTMELEVGYALIALVDETQGGDLLERIKLIRRQFALDLGMVMPSIHIRDNLQLKPNAYSFKIKGSVVAEGEVMIGYCLAMGGEGMTSELRGIATTEPAFGLPALWIEERQRERAQLAGYTVVDPSTVVATHLVEKIKLHLHELLGRQDVQKLVENLGQRYPKVVDDLVPAVVPWGTLQKLLQNLLREQVSIRDLMTILETMADYSTQVRDIDVLTEYVRQNLARTIVGNYLADKSRLYVVTLEPALEEQVNASIQRTDHGAFLTLDPGVVYALVDQLRKLHEKFDNVSARPILLCVPIVRFHLRRLLERFIPGLVVLSHNEIPAQVIVQALGRIGLKSGGEGAG; this is translated from the coding sequence ATGGCGGACACAGCTGAGAAATCAACTTTTTTGAACCTTTTTATGGGTCGCGACGCGATCATGGCCTTGGCGGTAATCGCTATTCTGATGGTCATGATTGTGCCCCTGCCGACGATCATGCTGGATGCGCTGCTGGCGATGAACATCAGCGTATCCATTATCATCCTGTTGATTTCGATGTATCTGCTGAAGGTTCTCGAATTCTCGATCTTCCCCGCTCTGCTTCTGGTGACCACCCTGTTTCGACTTTCCCTGAACGTCGCCTCGACCCGCCTTATTCTGCTGAACGGGGATCAGGGAACCGATGCCGCCGGGCAGGTGATCAAGGCTTTCGGGCAATTTGTGGTGGGGGGCAACTATGTCGTCGGAACCATTATCTTTGCAATCTTGGTGATTATCAATTTCATGGTTATCACCAAGGGTTCCGGGAGAATCGCCGAAGTTACCGCCCGCTTCACCCTGGATGCCATGCCCGGGAAACAGATGGCGATCGATGCCGATCTTAACGCCGGAATGATCAGTGAAACCGAAGCCCGAGCGCGGCGTTTGGAGATTCGCCGTGAGGCAGATTTCTTTGGGGCCATGGACGGGGCCGCTAAATTTGTCAGCGGTGATGCCATCGCCGGTATCGTGATCACGTTGATCAATATCATGGCCGGGTTTGTGATCGGAGTTATGCAGCAGGGGATGTCTATGGCCGAGTCCGCCGCTACCTATACCACCTTGACGGTTGGCGACGGCCTGGTCAGTCAGATTCCGGCCCTGATTATTTCGACGGCGTCCGGCATCATGGTTTCACGCTCGGCTGCGGAAGGCAGCATGGGCAGCGATCTGGTCCGCCAGGTGACCGCCTATCCCAAGGTTCTGAGCCTGGCGGCGCTGGCGCTTTTTATCTTCGCACTGATTCCGGGCCTGCCTAAACTTTCGTTTTTTTCTCTGGCCCTGCTGGTCGGATTTATTTCTTTTCTGCTTCATCGGCAGCAGGCTGCCGTGAAACAGGCCCAGATAGTATTGCAGGAGCGTGAGCAGGAACAGGCGGTGGCGGCCGGCAAGGCCACGCCGGAAGCGGTCGAGAAACTGCTGGTTATGGATACTATGGAGCTGGAGGTGGGTTACGCTCTGATCGCCCTGGTCGACGAGACTCAGGGTGGTGATCTGCTCGAAAGAATAAAATTGATTCGCCGCCAGTTTGCGCTGGATCTGGGAATGGTCATGCCTTCAATTCATATTCGTGATAATCTGCAGCTTAAACCGAACGCCTATTCTTTTAAAATCAAGGGCAGTGTGGTGGCCGAAGGCGAGGTTATGATCGGTTATTGCCTGGCTATGGGAGGAGAAGGGATGACTTCCGAGCTCCGCGGCATTGCGACCACGGAACCGGCTTTCGGCCTGCCTGCGTTATGGATTGAGGAACGCCAGCGGGAGCGGGCTCAGCTGGCAGGTTATACGGTGGTTGATCCCTCGACCGTGGTGGCCACTCATCTGGTGGAAAAGATTAAACTCCATTTGCATGAACTGCTCGGTCGTCAGGATGTGCAGAAGTTGGTTGAAAATCTGGGCCAGCGCTATCCCAAGGTGGTTGATGATCTGGTGCCGGCAGTGGTGCCTTGGGGGACCTTGCAGAAGCTTCTGCAGAATCTGTTGCGGGAGCAGGTTTCCATTCGGGATCTGATGACCATTCTTGAAACGATGGCCGACTACTCGACTCAGGTTCGTGATATTGATGTTTTGACCGAGTATGTGCGTCAGAATCTGGCCCGAACGATTGTGGGGAATTATCTTGCCGACAAAAGTCGTTTGTATGTGGTGACCCTTGAACCCGCGCTCGAAGAGCAGGTCAATGCTTCAATTCAGAGAACTGACCATGGAGCGTTTCTCACTCTGGATCCGGGTGTGGTTTATGCTCTGGTCGACCAGCTTCGCAAGTTGCACGAAAAATTCGATAATGTTTCGGCCCGGCCGATTCTTCTTTGCGTGCCGATTGTCCGTTTTCATTTACGTCGACTTTTGGAACGCTTTATTCCGGGGCTGGTGGTGCTCTCCCATAATGAAATCCCGGCGCAGGTCATAGTTCAGGCTCTGGGCCGGATAGGACTGAAGTCCGGAGGCGAGGGTGCGGGTTAA
- the fliP gene encoding flagellar biosynthesis protein FliP, translating to MFRLTFLGVFPALFWLPLNAAAAAEIAIPTLQIGVGSSTEPAQVSVAIQVLLLLTVLALAPSILILMTSFTRLVIVFHFLRQAVGTQTMPPNQVIVGLSLFLTFFIMYPVFERINREAFQPYIAETIGQEEAFSLALEPLRQFMFKQTHEDDLAMFIAMARVERPRTVADIPTHVLIPSFIVSELKTAFQIGFLIYIPFLMLDMVVASVLLSMGMMMLPPVMISLPFKLILFVMADGWRLMVGSLMQSF from the coding sequence TTGTTTCGGTTGACCTTCCTGGGTGTTTTTCCGGCCTTGTTCTGGTTGCCGCTTAACGCCGCGGCGGCTGCGGAAATTGCAATTCCAACTCTGCAGATCGGGGTTGGTTCGAGTACGGAGCCCGCTCAGGTATCGGTTGCCATTCAGGTTCTGCTGCTATTGACGGTGCTGGCCCTGGCGCCGTCAATCCTTATTCTGATGACTTCCTTCACCCGTTTGGTGATTGTTTTTCATTTTCTTCGCCAGGCCGTCGGGACTCAGACCATGCCGCCCAATCAGGTGATTGTCGGCCTCAGTCTGTTTTTGACTTTTTTTATCATGTATCCGGTTTTTGAACGGATCAATCGGGAAGCCTTTCAACCTTATATAGCTGAGACTATTGGTCAGGAGGAGGCTTTCTCCTTGGCCCTGGAGCCGTTGCGCCAGTTTATGTTTAAACAGACTCATGAAGACGACCTGGCCATGTTTATTGCCATGGCCAGGGTGGAGAGACCGCGGACGGTAGCTGATATTCCCACTCACGTGCTGATTCCTTCGTTTATTGTCAGTGAGCTGAAAACCGCTTTTCAGATCGGTTTTCTTATTTATATTCCTTTTTTAATGCTTGATATGGTGGTTGCCAGCGTTCTGTTGTCGATGGGGATGATGATGTTGCCGCCGGTCATGATTTCTCTGCCTTTCAAGTTGATTCTTTTTGTCATGGCCGATGGCTGGCGCCTGATGGTTGGTTCTCTGATGCAGAGTTTTTGA
- the flhB gene encoding flagellar biosynthesis protein FlhB, translating to MAKDPSKTEKPTGKKLGKAREEGQVAKSQEVASAFILLVGLAFFFFAGGGFLSSPAELMRYILGDALLFELTPAMVYNLLLMTIRQMFLLLAPLLILLLVAGLAANLMQVGFKITPKVLKPKLSKLNPVSGFKSRFLSLRPLVELVKSCLKIGLLGYIAYVVYRQNFLGFFELLNQPVSVILGFIARISFQILWRCGLLMLLLAFFDYLYQRWDFMENQKMSKQDIKDEMKQQEGDPQVKSRIRSMQMSAARQRMMREVPRADVVITNPTHIAVALIYDQEHSEAPVVVAKGAGLIAEKIKKIAREHGVPVIENRALARLLFKTVDLNQMIPETLYQAVAEVLAYIYRRDGAARAHT from the coding sequence ATGGCGAAAGACCCCAGTAAAACAGAAAAGCCGACCGGGAAAAAGCTGGGCAAGGCTCGGGAAGAAGGGCAGGTTGCCAAGAGTCAGGAAGTGGCGTCGGCTTTTATTCTTCTGGTGGGGCTGGCGTTCTTCTTTTTCGCGGGAGGGGGTTTTTTATCGTCCCCGGCCGAGCTGATGCGCTATATTCTGGGCGATGCCCTGCTTTTTGAGCTGACTCCGGCCATGGTTTATAATCTGTTGCTCATGACCATTCGACAGATGTTTCTGCTGCTTGCGCCGCTGCTCATTCTCCTGCTGGTTGCCGGTCTGGCCGCCAATCTTATGCAGGTGGGCTTTAAGATAACACCAAAGGTCTTAAAACCAAAACTATCCAAACTGAATCCGGTAAGCGGGTTTAAAAGCCGTTTTCTTTCCCTGCGGCCGTTGGTTGAACTAGTTAAATCATGCCTTAAGATCGGCCTTCTCGGTTATATCGCCTATGTTGTTTACAGGCAGAACTTTCTCGGTTTTTTTGAGCTGTTAAACCAGCCGGTCAGTGTTATTCTGGGTTTTATAGCTCGGATTTCATTTCAGATTCTGTGGCGTTGTGGTTTGCTGATGCTCCTGCTGGCTTTTTTTGATTATCTCTATCAGCGTTGGGATTTCATGGAAAATCAGAAGATGAGCAAGCAGGATATCAAAGACGAAATGAAACAGCAGGAGGGTGATCCTCAGGTCAAGTCCCGGATTCGCAGTATGCAGATGAGTGCGGCCCGGCAGCGGATGATGCGGGAGGTTCCTCGGGCCGATGTCGTAATTACCAATCCGACCCATATTGCCGTTGCTCTGATTTACGATCAGGAGCATTCGGAGGCCCCGGTGGTGGTGGCTAAAGGAGCCGGGTTGATTGCGGAAAAAATCAAAAAAATTGCCCGAGAACACGGCGTTCCGGTGATTGAAAACCGGGCTTTGGCCCGGCTTCTTTTTAAAACCGTCGATCTCAATCAGATGATTCCGGAAACCCTTTATCAGGCTGTCGCCGAAGTGCTTGCCTATATTTATCGCCGCGACGGGGCGGCCCGGGCGCATACCTGA
- the flhF gene encoding flagellar biosynthesis protein FlhF — translation MRVKRFYGRDSAAAMNAVKLAFGEEAVVLETTRRPEAKPEVQIEILAAIDYDPTLKIIRKKDEVSLAGENAASMLFSAGGRKASGVVGARSGREQDRCDFRDGFVGKAEYELLRRELSSVKRVMDRLVAGSGLDEDWDDPACAELMAVLLARKVTYELAHKLLSETWSASANLLSRKKNALWIVAELKAALAQRLMRKVKVLPVTEMARVLTLLGPTGVGKTTTLAKLAAFLRSRGERPALLSLDTYRLGAAEQIQEYGRRLEMPVAVVTNRSQLSEALRRFAGHDRILLDTMGRSSRDHEGLATLHRFLKGLAGDTLLVLPASLQEEDLLENLVRFRPFLIRALLFTKLDETSCYGSILNGLSYARLPLSFFTDGQRVPDDFEEASPERLANLLLDLVADD, via the coding sequence GTGCGGGTTAAACGATTTTATGGTCGGGACAGCGCCGCGGCCATGAACGCCGTCAAGCTGGCTTTTGGCGAGGAGGCGGTTGTTTTAGAAACGACGAGAAGGCCGGAAGCGAAGCCAGAGGTCCAAATTGAAATACTGGCGGCGATTGATTATGATCCGACTCTGAAGATTATCAGGAAAAAGGATGAAGTGTCGCTTGCGGGTGAAAACGCGGCGTCCATGCTTTTCTCCGCCGGTGGCCGGAAGGCGTCGGGCGTCGTCGGGGCTCGATCCGGCCGGGAACAGGACCGCTGCGATTTTAGGGATGGTTTTGTCGGGAAAGCGGAGTATGAGCTTTTGCGGCGAGAACTTTCATCGGTAAAACGGGTAATGGATCGGTTGGTGGCCGGCAGTGGTCTGGACGAAGACTGGGATGACCCCGCTTGCGCTGAATTGATGGCCGTTTTGCTGGCACGCAAGGTAACTTATGAGCTGGCTCATAAGTTGCTCTCTGAAACTTGGTCGGCGAGTGCGAACCTGTTGTCCCGGAAGAAGAACGCCCTTTGGATCGTGGCGGAGCTCAAGGCCGCCCTGGCTCAACGTCTGATGCGTAAAGTCAAGGTTCTGCCGGTTACGGAGATGGCGCGGGTGCTGACGTTACTGGGGCCGACCGGAGTCGGCAAAACCACAACTTTGGCAAAACTAGCGGCTTTTCTGCGCTCGCGGGGAGAACGCCCGGCCCTGCTCTCGCTCGATACTTATCGCCTGGGAGCGGCCGAACAGATTCAGGAATATGGTAGACGGCTGGAAATGCCGGTTGCCGTAGTCACGAATCGATCGCAATTGTCTGAGGCCCTGCGCCGATTTGCCGGTCATGATCGAATTTTGCTTGATACTATGGGGCGGAGTTCCCGTGACCACGAAGGGCTGGCGACCCTGCATCGTTTTCTGAAGGGGCTTGCCGGCGACACCTTGCTGGTGCTGCCGGCTTCTCTGCAGGAGGAGGATCTACTGGAAAACCTGGTGCGTTTTCGTCCTTTTCTCATTCGGGCCTTGCTTTTCACAAAACTGGATGAAACCAGTTGTTACGGCTCTATTTTAAATGGTTTGAGCTATGCTCGGCTGCCCTTGAGTTTTTTTACCGATGGGCAGAGGGTCCCGGATGACTTCGAAGAAGCCAGCCCTGAGCGCCTGGCGAATCTGTTACTTGATCTGGTTGCAGATGATTGA